From the Stigmatella erecta genome, one window contains:
- a CDS encoding anti-sigma factor family protein, whose protein sequence is MSTNQHRLRDVEPRLSHRDAKALFFALADEELPPPQAQAVRSHLDGCDECRAGWVRYEQTVQRVRQVGREKAPAALASMVLTRVKRERRFGLRKLHLAHVYYRFPVEVLIPVLLAAAVAAFLVMSAA, encoded by the coding sequence ATGAGCACGAATCAGCACAGACTGAGGGACGTGGAACCGCGACTGAGCCACCGTGACGCGAAGGCCCTCTTCTTCGCGCTCGCCGATGAGGAGCTGCCCCCGCCGCAGGCGCAGGCGGTGCGCAGCCACCTGGACGGGTGCGACGAGTGCCGTGCGGGCTGGGTCCGCTACGAGCAGACCGTCCAGCGGGTGCGCCAGGTGGGGCGGGAGAAGGCCCCCGCGGCGCTGGCCTCCATGGTGCTGACCCGGGTGAAGCGCGAGCGCAGGTTCGGCCTGCGCAAGCTGCACCTGGCCCACGTGTATTACCGCTTCCCCGTGGAGGTGCTCATCCCCGTGCTGCTGGCGGCGGCGGTGGCGGCCTTCCTGGTGATGTCCGCCGCCTGA